A window of Nomascus leucogenys isolate Asia chromosome X, Asia_NLE_v1, whole genome shotgun sequence contains these coding sequences:
- the DYNLT3 gene encoding dynein light chain Tctex-type 3 — translation MEEYHRHCDEVGFNAEEAHNIVKECVDGVLGGEDYNHNNINQWTASIVEQSLTHLVKLGKAYKYIVTCAVVQKSAYGFHTASSCFWDTTSDGTCTVRWENRTMNCIVNVFAIAIVL, via the exons ATGGAGGAGTACCATCGCCACTGCGACGAG GTTGGCTTCAATGCTGAGGAAGCCCACAATATTGTCAAAGAG TGTGTAGATGGGGTTTTAGGTGGTGAAGATTATAATCACAACAACATCAACCAGTGGACCGCAAGCATAGTGGAACAATCCTTAACACATCTGGTTAAGTTGGGAAAAGCTTATAAATATATTG TGACCTGTGCAGTGGTCCAGAAGAGCGCATATGGCTTTCACACAGCCAGCTCCTGTTTTTGGGATACTACATCTGATG GAACCTGTACCGTAAGATGGGAGAACCGGACCATGAACTGTATTGTCAACGTTTTTGCCATTGCTATTGTTCTTTAA